The Streptomyces sp. NBC_01689 genome includes a window with the following:
- a CDS encoding STAS domain-containing protein produces the protein MYIRGDHAEVVVGGRLDVRSAADARTVLHSAVDDGTGDLVLDLSGLDSWDATGLGVIMGAHRRAGRCGRRLVLRGVPPQMQRLLVATRLHRILAIEGGIGVESLPRV, from the coding sequence ATGTACATCAGGGGCGACCACGCCGAGGTGGTCGTCGGGGGCCGCCTCGACGTACGCAGCGCGGCGGACGCCCGTACGGTCCTGCACTCGGCCGTCGACGACGGAACCGGCGACCTGGTGCTGGACCTGTCCGGGCTGGACTCCTGGGACGCCACCGGACTCGGTGTCATCATGGGCGCCCACCGGCGGGCCGGGCGGTGCGGCCGCCGGCTCGTGCTGCGCGGCGTGCCACCGCAGATGCAGCGTCTGCTGGTGGCCACCCGGCTGCACCGGATCCTCGCGATCGAGGGCGGCATCGGGGTCGAGTCCCTGCCCCGGGTGTGA
- a CDS encoding cob(I)yrinic acid a,c-diamide adenosyltransferase yields MVNLTRIYTRTGDQGTTALGDMSRVPKTDLRISAYADANEANAVLGTAIALGGLGEDVVTVLTRVQNDLFDVGADLSTPVVENPAYPPLRVEQFYIDRLEADCDRFNDELEKLRSFILPGGSPGAALLHQACTVVRRAERSTWAALEVHGDLMNPLTATYLNRLSDLLFILARTANKATGDVLWVPGGER; encoded by the coding sequence ATGGTCAATCTGACGCGCATCTACACCAGGACCGGCGACCAGGGCACCACCGCCCTCGGGGACATGAGCCGGGTCCCCAAGACGGATCTGCGGATCTCGGCGTACGCGGACGCCAACGAGGCGAACGCGGTGCTCGGTACGGCGATCGCGCTCGGCGGGCTCGGCGAGGACGTCGTCACCGTCCTCACCCGGGTGCAGAACGACCTGTTCGACGTCGGCGCCGACCTGTCGACCCCCGTCGTCGAGAACCCCGCCTACCCGCCGCTGCGCGTCGAGCAGTTCTACATCGACCGGCTGGAGGCGGACTGCGACCGCTTCAACGACGAACTGGAGAAGCTCCGCTCCTTCATCCTGCCCGGCGGCTCACCCGGAGCGGCGCTGCTGCACCAGGCGTGCACGGTGGTGCGGCGGGCCGAGCGCTCGACCTGGGCCGCCCTGGAGGTGCACGGCGACCTCATGAACCCGCTGACGGCCACCTACCTCAACCGCCTCTCCGACCTGCTCTTCATCCTGGCCCGGACCGCCAACAAGGCGACCGGCGACGTCCTGTGGGTACCCGGCGGGGAGCGCTGA
- a CDS encoding glycoside hydrolase family 18 chitinase has product MRFRHRARQKTLAGLTTLLLPLAALVGLASPASAAGSATATYTKTQDWGTGFGGQWTVKNTGTTALSSWTIQWDFPSGTSVTSAWDADVTNSGTHWTAKNKSYNGTLAAGASVTFGFNGAGSGSPSNCTLNGGSCDGGTTVPGDNPPSAPGTPTTSALTDTSVKLSWSAATDDNGVKNYDVLRGGAKVATVTGTTYTDTGLTAGTDYSYTVQARDTADQTGPVSGAVSVHTTGGTTTPPPTGKAVKLGYFTEWGIYGRNYNVKNLVTSGSAAKITHINYAFGNVTNGQCAIGDSYADYDKAFTADQSVSGVADTWDQPLRGNFNQLRELKAKYPNIKILWSFGGWTWSGGFAQAAANPTAFANSCYNLVEDPRWADVFDGIDIDWEYPNACGLSCDTSGAAAYKNLMQALRAKFGTSNLVTAATTADGTSGGKIDAADYAGASQYVDWYNVMSYDFFGAFNAQGPTAPHSPLTSYSGIPTPGFTTADAIAKFKAKGVPASKLLIGIGFYGRGWTGVTQVAPGGTATGPAAGTYEQGIEDYKVLKTSCPSTGTVAGTAYAFCGNNWWSYDTPATIGSKMSWAKGQGLGGAFFWEFSGDTSNGELVSALSGGLS; this is encoded by the coding sequence ATGCGCTTCCGGCACAGAGCCCGACAGAAAACCCTGGCAGGTCTCACCACCCTGCTCCTCCCCCTCGCCGCCCTCGTCGGCCTCGCGAGCCCCGCCTCCGCGGCCGGCTCCGCCACCGCCACCTACACCAAGACCCAGGACTGGGGTACGGGCTTCGGTGGCCAGTGGACCGTCAAGAACACCGGCACCACGGCCCTGAGCTCCTGGACGATCCAGTGGGACTTCCCCTCCGGCACGTCCGTCACCTCGGCCTGGGACGCCGACGTCACCAACTCCGGCACCCACTGGACCGCCAAGAACAAGTCGTACAACGGCACCCTCGCGGCGGGCGCCTCCGTCACCTTCGGCTTCAACGGTGCAGGCTCCGGCTCCCCCTCCAACTGCACCCTCAACGGCGGCAGTTGTGACGGAGGGACCACCGTCCCCGGCGACAACCCGCCCTCGGCGCCCGGCACCCCCACCACCTCCGCCCTCACCGACACCTCGGTGAAGCTGTCCTGGAGCGCGGCCACCGACGACAACGGCGTCAAGAACTACGACGTCCTGCGCGGCGGCGCCAAAGTCGCCACCGTGACCGGTACGACCTACACGGACACCGGCCTGACCGCCGGCACCGACTACTCGTACACCGTCCAGGCCCGTGACACCGCCGACCAGACCGGCCCGGTCAGCGGCGCGGTCTCGGTGCACACCACCGGTGGCACCACCACCCCGCCGCCCACCGGCAAGGCCGTCAAGCTCGGCTACTTCACCGAGTGGGGCATCTACGGCCGCAACTACAACGTCAAGAACCTGGTGACGTCCGGCTCGGCCGCCAAGATCACACACATCAACTACGCCTTCGGCAACGTCACCAACGGGCAGTGCGCGATCGGCGACTCCTACGCCGACTACGACAAGGCCTTCACCGCCGACCAGTCGGTCAGCGGCGTCGCCGACACCTGGGACCAGCCGCTGCGCGGCAACTTCAACCAGCTGCGCGAGCTGAAGGCCAAGTACCCGAACATCAAGATCCTGTGGTCCTTCGGCGGCTGGACCTGGTCCGGCGGCTTCGCCCAGGCGGCGGCCAACCCGACCGCCTTCGCGAACTCCTGCTACAACCTGGTCGAGGACCCGCGCTGGGCCGACGTCTTCGACGGCATCGACATCGACTGGGAGTACCCGAACGCCTGCGGTCTGTCCTGTGACACCAGCGGCGCCGCAGCCTACAAGAACCTGATGCAGGCCCTGCGCGCCAAGTTCGGGACGAGCAACCTGGTCACCGCGGCCACCACCGCCGACGGCACCTCCGGCGGCAAGATCGACGCCGCCGACTACGCGGGCGCCTCGCAGTACGTCGACTGGTACAACGTGATGTCGTACGACTTCTTCGGCGCGTTCAACGCCCAGGGGCCGACCGCCCCGCACTCCCCGCTCACCTCGTACAGCGGCATTCCCACGCCCGGCTTCACCACGGCCGACGCGATCGCCAAGTTCAAGGCGAAGGGCGTGCCCGCGAGCAAGCTGCTCATCGGTATCGGCTTCTACGGCCGCGGCTGGACGGGTGTCACCCAGGTCGCGCCGGGCGGCACGGCGACCGGTCCCGCGGCGGGAACCTATGAGCAGGGCATCGAGGACTACAAGGTCCTCAAGACGTCCTGCCCCTCCACCGGCACCGTCGCCGGCACGGCGTACGCCTTCTGCGGCAACAACTGGTGGTCGTACGACACCCCGGCCACCATCGGCTCGAAGATGTCGTGGGCCAAGGGCCAGGGCCTCGGCGGCGCGTTCTTCTGGGAGTTCAGCGGCGACACCAGCAACGGTGAGCTGGTGAGCGCCCTCAGCGGCGGACTGTCGTAA
- a CDS encoding DUF2550 domain-containing protein, which yields MVLALTVCGLVVALVVVGLFVFGLRRRLIQRSGGTFDCSLRWDVPEKSDTSGKGWGYGVARYNGDRIEWYRVFSYSPRPRRTLERSAIEVAGRRAPDGEEELALLSDAIILACVHRGTRLELAMSEDALTGFLAWLEAAPPGQRVNVA from the coding sequence ATGGTCCTCGCTCTGACTGTGTGCGGATTGGTAGTGGCCCTCGTGGTGGTGGGGCTGTTCGTCTTCGGCCTCCGCCGCCGGCTCATCCAGCGTTCCGGCGGCACCTTCGACTGCAGCCTGCGCTGGGACGTGCCCGAGAAGAGCGACACCAGCGGCAAGGGCTGGGGCTACGGCGTCGCCCGCTACAACGGCGACCGCATCGAGTGGTACCGGGTCTTCTCGTACTCACCCCGCCCGCGCCGGACGCTGGAGCGTTCGGCGATCGAGGTGGCGGGCCGGCGCGCTCCGGACGGTGAGGAGGAGCTCGCGCTGCTCTCCGACGCGATCATCCTGGCCTGTGTGCACCGCGGCACCCGGCTGGAACTGGCGATGAGCGAGGACGCGCTGACCGGTTTCCTCGCGTGGCTGGAGGCAGCCCCGCCCGGTCAGCGCGTCAACGTCGCCTGA
- a CDS encoding F0F1 ATP synthase subunit epsilon, with amino-acid sequence MAAELHVELVAADRSVWSGEATLVVARTTSGDIGVMPGHQPLLGVLESGPVTIRTSEGGTVVAAVHGGFISFADNKLSLLAEIAELSDEIDVQRVERELERAKAEGDASAERRADVRLRAVSAR; translated from the coding sequence TTGGCTGCTGAGCTGCATGTCGAGCTCGTCGCCGCGGACCGCAGTGTCTGGTCCGGCGAGGCCACCCTGGTCGTCGCGCGTACCACGTCCGGCGACATCGGCGTCATGCCCGGTCACCAGCCGCTTCTCGGTGTGCTGGAGTCGGGCCCGGTGACCATCCGTACGAGTGAGGGTGGAACGGTCGTCGCCGCGGTGCACGGCGGTTTCATCTCGTTCGCGGACAACAAGCTGTCGCTGCTGGCCGAGATCGCCGAGCTGTCGGACGAGATCGACGTCCAGCGCGTGGAGCGGGAGCTCGAGCGCGCCAAGGCGGAGGGTGATGCCTCCGCCGAGCGTCGGGCGGATGTCCGACTCCGGGCGGTGTCGGCGCGCTGA
- the atpD gene encoding F0F1 ATP synthase subunit beta, with the protein MTTTSETAVATGRVARVIGPVVDVEFPVDAMPDIYNALHVEVADPANAGEKKTLTLEVAQHLGDGLVRTISMQPTDGLVRQAPVTDSGTGITVPVGDFTKGKVFNTLGEVLNVDEKYSGERWSIHRKAPRFDELESKTEMFETGVKVIDLLTPYVKGGKIGLFGGAGVGKTVLIQEMIYRVANNHDGVSVFAGVGERTREGNDLIEEMSDSGVIDKTALVFGQMDEPPGTRLRVALAGLTMAEYFRDVQKQDVLFFIDNIFRFTQAGSEVSTLLGRMPSAVGYQPNLADEMGLLQERITSTRGHSITSMQAIYVPADDLTDPAPATTFAHLDATTVLSRPISEKGIYPAVDPLDSTSRILDPRYIAADHYAAAMRVKSVLQKYKDLQDIIAILGIDELGEEDKLTVHRARRVERFLSQNTHVAKQFTGVDGSDVPLDESIAAFNAIIDGEYDHFPEQAFFLCGGIEDLKANAKELGVS; encoded by the coding sequence ATGACGACGACTTCTGAGACGGCCGTTGCCACGGGCCGCGTCGCCCGGGTCATCGGCCCGGTCGTCGACGTGGAGTTCCCCGTCGACGCGATGCCGGACATCTACAACGCCCTTCACGTCGAGGTGGCCGACCCGGCCAACGCCGGCGAGAAGAAGACGCTGACCCTCGAGGTCGCCCAGCACCTGGGCGACGGTCTGGTCCGCACGATCTCGATGCAGCCCACCGACGGTCTGGTCCGCCAGGCCCCGGTCACCGACAGCGGTACCGGCATCACGGTCCCGGTCGGCGACTTCACCAAGGGCAAGGTGTTCAACACCCTCGGTGAGGTGCTGAACGTCGACGAGAAGTACTCGGGCGAGCGCTGGTCCATCCACCGCAAGGCCCCGCGCTTCGACGAGCTCGAGTCGAAGACCGAGATGTTCGAGACCGGCGTCAAGGTCATCGACCTTCTCACCCCGTACGTCAAGGGTGGAAAGATCGGTCTGTTCGGTGGTGCCGGTGTCGGCAAGACGGTGCTCATCCAGGAGATGATCTACCGCGTCGCCAACAACCACGACGGTGTCTCCGTGTTCGCCGGTGTCGGCGAGCGCACCCGTGAGGGCAACGACCTCATCGAGGAGATGTCGGACTCGGGCGTCATCGACAAGACCGCCCTTGTCTTCGGCCAGATGGACGAGCCCCCGGGCACCCGTCTGCGCGTGGCCCTCGCGGGTCTGACCATGGCGGAGTACTTCCGCGATGTGCAGAAGCAGGACGTGCTGTTCTTCATCGACAACATCTTCCGCTTCACGCAGGCCGGTTCCGAGGTCTCGACCCTGCTCGGCCGCATGCCCTCCGCGGTGGGCTACCAGCCGAACCTGGCCGACGAGATGGGTCTCCTCCAGGAGCGCATCACCTCGACCCGCGGTCACTCGATCACCTCGATGCAGGCGATCTACGTCCCCGCGGACGACCTGACCGACCCGGCCCCGGCCACCACGTTCGCCCACCTCGACGCGACGACGGTTCTCTCCCGTCCGATCTCCGAGAAGGGCATCTACCCGGCCGTGGACCCGCTGGACTCCACGTCCCGCATCCTGGACCCGCGCTACATCGCGGCGGACCACTACGCCGCCGCCATGCGGGTGAAGTCGGTCCTCCAGAAGTACAAGGACCTCCAGGACATCATCGCGATCCTCGGTATCGACGAGCTGGGCGAGGAGGACAAGCTCACCGTCCACCGTGCCCGTCGCGTGGAGCGCTTCCTGTCCCAGAACACCCACGTCGCCAAGCAGTTCACCGGCGTCGACGGGTCGGACGTCCCGCTGGACGAGTCGATCGCGGCCTTCAACGCGATCATCGACGGTGAGTACGACCACTTCCCCGAGCAGGCGTTCTTCCTCTGCGGTGGTATCGAGGACCTGAAGGCCAACGCCAAGGAGCTCGGCGTCTCCTGA
- a CDS encoding F0F1 ATP synthase subunit gamma — MGAQLRVYKRRIRSVTATKKITKAMEMIAASRVVKAQRKVAASAPYATELTRAVTAVGTGSNTKHPLTTEAETATRSAVLLLTSDRGLAGAFNSNAIKAAELLTARLEAEGKQVDTYIVGRRGLAHYNFRERKVAESWSGFTDEPTYADAKKVAGPLIEAIEKETADGGVDELHIVYTEFVSMMTQTAIDSRLLPLRLEEVAEESSSTGEILPLYEFEPSAEDVLDALLPRYVESRIYNALLQSAASKHAATRRAMKSATDNAGDLITTLSRLANAARQAEITQEISEIVGGSAALADATAGSDK, encoded by the coding sequence ATGGGAGCCCAGCTCCGGGTCTACAAGCGTCGCATCCGATCCGTCACCGCGACCAAGAAGATCACCAAGGCGATGGAGATGATCGCCGCCTCGCGCGTCGTCAAGGCGCAGCGCAAGGTGGCGGCCTCCGCGCCGTACGCGACCGAGCTCACCCGCGCGGTCACGGCGGTCGGTACCGGGTCGAACACCAAACACCCGCTGACCACGGAGGCGGAGACGGCGACCCGTTCCGCGGTGCTGCTCCTCACGAGCGACCGCGGACTGGCCGGCGCCTTCAACTCCAACGCCATCAAGGCGGCGGAGCTGCTGACCGCCCGTCTCGAGGCCGAGGGCAAGCAGGTCGACACGTACATCGTCGGCCGCCGCGGTCTCGCCCACTACAACTTCCGCGAGCGCAAGGTCGCGGAGTCGTGGTCGGGATTCACCGACGAGCCCACCTACGCGGACGCGAAGAAGGTCGCGGGTCCGCTCATCGAGGCCATCGAGAAGGAGACGGCGGACGGCGGCGTGGACGAACTCCACATCGTCTACACCGAGTTCGTCTCGATGATGACGCAGACGGCGATCGACAGCCGGCTGCTTCCGCTGCGCCTCGAAGAGGTGGCGGAGGAGTCGTCCAGCACGGGCGAGATCCTTCCGCTGTACGAGTTCGAGCCATCGGCGGAGGACGTCCTCGACGCCCTGCTGCCGCGCTACGTCGAGAGCCGTATCTACAACGCGCTGCTCCAGTCGGCTGCCTCCAAGCACGCCGCCACGCGCCGCGCGATGAAGTCGGCGACCGACAACGCGGGAGACCTGATCACCACGCTCTCCCGCCTTGCCAATGCGGCCCGCCAGGCCGAAATCACCCAGGAAATCAGCGAGATCGTCGGCGGCTCCGCAGCCCTTGCCGACGCGACCGCGGGGAGTGACAAGTAA
- the atpA gene encoding F0F1 ATP synthase subunit alpha, which translates to MAELTIRPEEIRDALENFVQSYQPDAASREEVGTVTVAGDGIAKIEGLPSAMANELLKFEDGTLGLALNLEEREIGAVVLGEFSGIEEGQPVHRTGEVLSVAVGEGYLGRVVDPLGNPIDGLGEIETVGRRALELQAPTVMDRKSVHEPMETGYKAVDAMTPVGRGQRQLIIGDRQTGKTALAVDTIINQRDNWRSGDPKKQVRCIYVAIGQKGSTIASVRGALEEAGALEYTTIVAAPASDPAGFKYLAPYTGSAIGQHWMYDGKHVLIIFDDLSKQADAYRAVSLLLRRPPGREAYPGDVFYLHSRLLERCAKLSDEMGAGSMTGLPIVETKANDVSAFIPTNVISITDGQCFLESDLFNAGQRPALNVGISVSRVGGSAQHKAMKQVSGRLRLDLAQYRELEAFAAFGSDLDAASKSQLERGQRLVELLKQPQYQPMPTEDQVVSVWAGTTGKMDDVPVTDVRRFEKELLEFLHRKEQGLMTSIKEGGKMSDDTLTAVADAIADFKKQFETSDGKLLGEDAPAAAK; encoded by the coding sequence ATGGCGGAGCTCACGATCCGGCCGGAGGAGATCCGGGACGCGCTGGAGAACTTTGTCCAGTCGTACCAGCCGGACGCGGCCTCGCGCGAGGAGGTCGGTACGGTCACCGTCGCCGGCGACGGTATCGCCAAGATCGAGGGTCTTCCCTCGGCCATGGCGAACGAGCTGCTGAAGTTCGAGGACGGGACCCTCGGTCTCGCGCTGAACCTGGAAGAGCGCGAGATCGGTGCGGTCGTCCTCGGCGAGTTCAGCGGCATCGAAGAGGGCCAGCCGGTGCACCGCACCGGTGAGGTGCTGTCCGTCGCCGTGGGCGAGGGCTACCTCGGCCGCGTCGTCGACCCGCTCGGCAACCCGATCGACGGCCTCGGCGAGATCGAGACCGTCGGCCGCCGCGCCCTCGAGCTGCAGGCCCCCACGGTCATGGACCGCAAGTCGGTCCACGAGCCGATGGAGACCGGCTACAAGGCCGTCGACGCGATGACCCCGGTCGGCCGCGGCCAGCGTCAGCTGATCATCGGCGACCGCCAGACCGGCAAGACCGCCCTGGCCGTCGACACGATCATCAACCAGCGCGACAACTGGCGCTCGGGCGACCCGAAGAAGCAGGTCCGCTGCATCTACGTCGCCATCGGTCAGAAGGGCTCCACCATCGCCTCCGTGCGAGGTGCCCTGGAAGAGGCCGGCGCGCTCGAGTACACGACCATCGTCGCCGCCCCGGCGTCCGACCCGGCCGGCTTCAAGTACCTGGCGCCGTACACCGGTTCGGCCATCGGCCAGCACTGGATGTACGACGGCAAGCACGTCCTCATCATCTTCGACGACCTCTCGAAGCAGGCCGACGCCTACCGCGCCGTGTCCCTGCTGCTGCGCCGCCCGCCGGGGCGCGAGGCCTACCCCGGCGACGTCTTCTACCTGCACTCCCGTCTCCTGGAGCGCTGCGCGAAGCTCTCCGACGAGATGGGCGCCGGTTCGATGACGGGCCTGCCGATCGTCGAGACCAAGGCGAACGACGTGTCGGCGTTCATCCCGACCAACGTCATCTCCATCACCGACGGCCAGTGCTTCCTGGAGTCCGACCTGTTCAACGCCGGTCAGCGTCCGGCCCTGAACGTCGGTATCTCGGTCTCCCGCGTCGGTGGCTCCGCCCAGCACAAGGCGATGAAGCAGGTCTCAGGCCGGCTCCGTCTCGACCTCGCCCAGTACCGCGAGCTGGAGGCGTTCGCCGCCTTCGGTTCCGACCTGGACGCCGCGTCGAAGTCGCAGCTGGAGCGCGGTCAGCGTCTGGTCGAGCTGCTCAAGCAGCCGCAGTACCAGCCGATGCCGACCGAGGACCAGGTCGTCTCCGTGTGGGCCGGTACCACCGGCAAGATGGACGACGTGCCGGTCACCGACGTCCGCCGCTTCGAGAAGGAGCTCCTGGAGTTCCTGCACCGCAAGGAGCAGGGCCTCATGACCTCCATCAAGGAGGGCGGCAAGATGTCGGACGACACGCTCACCGCCGTCGCCGACGCCATCGCGGACTTCAAGAAGCAGTTCGAGACCTCGGACGGGAAGCTTCTCGGCGAGGACGCTCCGGCCGCCGCCAAGTGA
- a CDS encoding F0F1 ATP synthase subunit delta — protein sequence MTAHGASREAFAAARERLDALTDSTSVDAARLGDELAGVTALLDREVSLRRVLTDPAQPGEAKAELAQRLLGGQVGGPAADLVAGLVRSRWSQSRNLVDTLEELANIADLTAAQRANRLDDVEDELFRFGRIVSSNTGLRAALTDRAASKAAKSELLRSLLGGRADATTERLVTRLVTAPRGRSLEAGLESLSKLAAERRDRMVAVVTSAVPLSDGQKQRLGAALARLYGHSMHLNLDVDPEVLGGIRVQVGDEIINGAIADRLDDAGRRMAG from the coding sequence ATGACAGCGCACGGAGCGAGCCGCGAGGCATTCGCTGCAGCCCGTGAGCGTCTCGACGCGCTGACGGACTCGACGTCCGTGGACGCGGCCCGGCTCGGCGACGAGCTGGCCGGTGTCACCGCACTGCTCGACCGCGAGGTGTCGCTGCGTCGGGTCCTGACCGACCCGGCGCAGCCCGGTGAGGCCAAGGCCGAGCTGGCCCAGCGCCTGCTGGGCGGGCAGGTCGGCGGCCCCGCCGCGGACCTGGTGGCCGGCCTGGTGCGCTCGCGCTGGTCGCAGTCGCGCAACCTGGTGGACACGCTGGAGGAGCTGGCGAACATCGCCGACCTCACGGCTGCCCAGCGGGCGAACAGGCTCGACGACGTCGAGGACGAGCTGTTCCGGTTCGGCCGGATCGTCTCCTCCAACACCGGGCTTCGTGCCGCGCTGACCGACCGCGCCGCGTCGAAGGCGGCCAAGAGCGAGCTGCTGCGCAGCCTGCTCGGCGGCCGTGCGGACGCGACCACCGAGCGTCTGGTGACGCGCCTTGTGACCGCGCCGCGTGGACGTAGCCTGGAGGCGGGACTCGAGTCCCTGTCCAAGCTCGCCGCCGAGCGCCGGGACCGCATGGTCGCCGTCGTCACCTCGGCGGTCCCGCTGAGCGACGGCCAGAAGCAGCGCCTCGGCGCCGCGCTGGCGAGGCTCTACGGGCACTCGATGCACCTCAACCTCGACGTGGACCCCGAGGTCCTCGGCGGGATCCGGGTGCAGGTCGGTGACGAGATCATCAACGGCGCGATCGCGGACCGGCTCGACGACGCCGGCCGCCGCATGGCCGGCTAG
- a CDS encoding F0F1 ATP synthase subunit B, with amino-acid sequence MSQLLILAAEQENPLIPPIPELVIGLIAFVIVFGFLAKKLLPNINKVLDERREAIEGGIEKAEAAQTEAQSVLEQYKAQLAEARHEAARLRQEAQEQGATLIAEMRAEGQRQREEIIAAGHSQIEADRKAASQALRQDVGKLATDLAGKLVGESLEDHARQSRVIDRFLDGLDEAAAKAEATR; translated from the coding sequence ATGAGCCAGCTGCTCATTCTGGCGGCCGAGCAGGAGAACCCGCTCATCCCGCCGATCCCTGAGCTTGTCATCGGCCTGATCGCCTTCGTCATCGTCTTCGGCTTCCTCGCCAAGAAGCTCCTTCCGAACATCAACAAGGTTCTGGACGAGCGCCGCGAGGCCATCGAGGGCGGTATCGAGAAGGCCGAGGCCGCTCAGACCGAGGCCCAGAGCGTGCTGGAGCAGTACAAGGCCCAGCTCGCCGAAGCCCGGCACGAGGCCGCGCGGCTGCGCCAGGAGGCGCAGGAGCAGGGCGCCACGCTCATCGCCGAGATGCGTGCGGAAGGCCAGCGGCAGCGTGAGGAGATCATCGCCGCCGGTCACTCGCAGATCGAGGCGGACCGCAAGGCCGCGTCGCAGGCGCTGCGTCAGGACGTGGGCAAGCTCGCCACCGACCTGGCCGGCAAGCTCGTCGGCGAGTCCCTCGAGGACCACGCCCGGCAGAGCCGCGTCATCGACCGCTTCCTCGACGGCCTCGACGAGGCCGCTGCGAAGGCCGAGGCGACTCGATGA
- the atpE gene encoding ATP synthase F0 subunit C, which yields MSQTLAAVSGSLGSIGYGLAAIGPGVGVGIIFGNGTQALARQPEAAGLIRANQILGFAFCEALALIGLVMPFVYGV from the coding sequence ATGTCCCAGACCCTTGCCGCTGTCTCCGGCTCGCTCGGCTCGATCGGTTACGGCCTCGCGGCCATCGGCCCCGGCGTCGGCGTCGGCATCATCTTCGGTAACGGCACCCAGGCGCTCGCCCGTCAGCCTGAGGCCGCCGGTCTGATCCGCGCCAACCAGATCCTCGGCTTCGCCTTCTGTGAGGCGCTCGCCCTCATCGGTCTGGTCATGCCGTTCGTCTACGGCGTGTGA